Proteins encoded by one window of uncultured Methanobrevibacter sp.:
- a CDS encoding radical SAM protein — translation MNEHNGSRFAHITKAHPCFNEKVHDKVGRAHVPVAPKCNIYCNFCTRNINDEENRPGVTSCIMKPDDAINHINDVTSEGPISVVGVAGPGDSLANEETFEFFEKLSKTHPDLIKCMSTNGLLLPKYADRLAEIGVNSVTVTINAIDPDIAMDIYSFIKYDGKVYKGYEAAKILIENQLEGVEKAASNGMVVKVNSVLIPGLNDEHIVEIAKEVKKRGASLMNVLPLIPLNKMKIYQRPGCSMMEKVREEVEEIIPVFRACTQCRADAYGIPGKKSEDHHLGMTPQSHY, via the coding sequence ATGAATGAACATAATGGTTCTAGATTTGCACACATAACTAAAGCACATCCATGTTTTAATGAAAAAGTGCATGATAAAGTGGGTAGGGCTCATGTGCCTGTTGCACCAAAATGTAATATTTATTGTAATTTCTGTACTAGAAATATAAATGATGAAGAAAATAGACCTGGAGTTACTAGCTGTATAATGAAACCTGATGATGCTATTAATCATATTAATGATGTGACTTCAGAAGGACCAATCTCTGTAGTTGGTGTAGCAGGACCTGGAGATTCTTTAGCTAATGAAGAAACTTTTGAGTTTTTTGAAAAATTATCTAAAACACATCCAGATTTAATAAAATGTATGAGTACTAATGGTCTTTTACTTCCAAAATATGCAGATAGATTGGCTGAAATTGGAGTAAATTCTGTCACAGTTACAATTAATGCAATTGATCCTGATATAGCAATGGATATTTACTCATTTATTAAATATGATGGAAAAGTTTATAAAGGATATGAAGCAGCTAAAATTTTAATTGAAAATCAATTAGAAGGTGTTGAAAAAGCAGCTAGTAATGGTATGGTTGTTAAAGTTAATTCTGTTTTGATTCCTGGATTGAATGATGAACATATTGTTGAGATAGCTAAAGAAGTTAAAAAACGTGGTGCTTCTTTAATGAATGTTTTACCACTTATTCCATTAAATAAAATGAAAATTTATCAACGTCCTGGATGTTCAATGATGGAAAAAGTTCGTGAAGAAGTTGAAGAGATTATACCAGTGTTTAGAGCATGTACTCAATGTAGGGCAGATGCTTATGGTATTCCTGGTAAGAAAAGTGAAGACCATCATTTAGGAATGACTCCTCAAAGTCATTACTAA
- a CDS encoding methanogenesis marker 17 protein: MLVECYDEKGAEVYEMIIKQIFQDLVLGPAVDDLKAFANPDEAVFILAIKMKKTSGVIKFSDVATFNYDKVNNVTKIFVENENYLPNILKQLWKKYSRDELYQPTRYNIDLEGNQMDLEDLVVDDPHSNLQRRVYDAIFRILPEGFKIIKDVSVGDIVAVVATDELIKDAWIEKANDYIIELNKGL; the protein is encoded by the coding sequence ATGTTAGTTGAATGCTATGATGAAAAAGGTGCAGAAGTTTATGAAATGATTATTAAGCAAATTTTCCAAGATTTGGTTCTTGGTCCTGCTGTTGATGATTTAAAAGCTTTTGCTAATCCTGATGAAGCAGTTTTTATTTTAGCTATTAAAATGAAAAAAACTTCAGGAGTTATCAAATTCAGTGATGTGGCTACCTTTAATTATGATAAAGTTAATAATGTTACTAAAATTTTTGTTGAAAATGAAAATTATCTTCCGAATATTTTAAAACAGCTTTGGAAAAAATATTCTAGAGATGAACTTTATCAACCAACTAGATATAATATTGATCTTGAAGGTAATCAAATGGATTTGGAAGATTTGGTTGTAGATGATCCTCATTCTAACCTTCAAAGAAGAGTTTATGATGCAATTTTTAGAATTTTGCCAGAAGGATTTAAAATAATTAAAGATGTTTCTGTTGGGGATATTGTGGCCGTAGTAGCTACTGATGAATTAATTAAAGATGCTTGGATTGAAAAAGCTAATGATTATATTATAGAATTAAATAAAGGATTATAG
- a CDS encoding methanogenesis marker 15 protein, with translation MVKIALVSCGTEYSGIQKEIEKAANTFGAEIILPEIDLDYIDESYVKFGFSAQSSSLKLMIARAMAIVEGRCKPDAVFIASCFRCAEGALVRNAVRKFLQDNTRIPVVTYSFTERTKADELFIRMEALATTVTRRSILAREKQEGLTLGIDSGSTTTKVVAMENNKVIGTGWTETKDIMGSVYKGVEEAFANTEYTLDDVDGIGTTGYGRINIGKQLNAELVQEELSVNAKGAVYLADHQRGEATVLDIGGMDNKVITVNNGIPDNFTMGGICAGASGRFLDMASRRLDVSIEELGPLALQGDYKKALLNSYCIVFGIQDLVTTLAAGGSKADAAAATCHSVAEQVYEQQLQEIDLREPLIQVGGTSLISGLVEAVSDMLGGIDVIVPPYSQHIGAVGAALLVSGMGHRQDNK, from the coding sequence ATGGTTAAAATTGCTTTAGTTTCATGTGGAACAGAATATAGTGGAATTCAAAAAGAAATTGAAAAAGCAGCTAATACATTTGGTGCAGAAATTATTCTTCCAGAAATAGATTTGGATTATATTGATGAGTCTTATGTAAAATTTGGATTTTCTGCTCAAAGTTCAAGTTTAAAATTGATGATTGCAAGAGCTATGGCTATTGTTGAAGGAAGGTGTAAACCTGATGCAGTATTTATTGCTTCTTGTTTTAGATGTGCAGAAGGAGCTCTTGTAAGAAATGCTGTACGTAAATTTTTACAAGATAATACTCGTATTCCTGTAGTTACTTATTCATTTACTGAAAGAACAAAAGCTGATGAATTATTTATTCGTATGGAAGCATTAGCTACTACTGTAACTCGTAGAAGTATTCTTGCTCGTGAAAAACAAGAAGGTCTTACTTTAGGTATTGATTCTGGTTCAACAACTACAAAAGTTGTAGCTATGGAAAATAATAAAGTTATTGGTACTGGTTGGACAGAAACAAAAGATATTATGGGTTCTGTTTATAAAGGTGTTGAAGAGGCTTTTGCTAATACTGAGTATACTCTTGATGATGTTGATGGAATTGGTACTACTGGTTATGGTCGTATTAATATTGGTAAACAATTAAATGCCGAATTAGTTCAAGAAGAATTGTCTGTTAATGCAAAAGGTGCTGTGTATTTGGCAGATCATCAAAGAGGTGAAGCTACTGTATTAGATATTGGTGGTATGGATAATAAAGTAATCACTGTTAATAATGGTATTCCTGATAATTTTACTATGGGTGGTATATGTGCAGGAGCATCTGGAAGATTTTTAGACATGGCATCTCGTCGTTTAGATGTTTCTATTGAAGAATTAGGTCCTCTTGCTTTACAAGGAGACTATAAAAAGGCATTACTTAATAGTTATTGTATTGTATTTGGTATTCAGGATTTAGTTACTACTCTTGCTGCTGGAGGTTCTAAAGCTGATGCAGCTGCTGCAACTTGCCATTCTGTAGCTGAACAAGTTTATGAACAACAACTTCAGGAAATTGATTTAAGAGAACCACTTATACAAGTAGGAGGAACATCATTAATTTCTGGTCTTGTTGAAGCAGTTAGTGATATGTTAGGTGGTATTGATGTTATTGTACCTCCATATTCTCAGCATATTGGTGCAGTAGGTGCTGCTCTTTTAGTATCTGGAATGGGTCATAGGCAAGATAATAAATAG
- a CDS encoding methanogenesis marker 5 protein has protein sequence MVKVAIYPPNSLILADLIERKGHVPLVLQKQIRQKIKDPEIDSPPMNITEEDPIKGLKYAAIEVPSGVRGRMSIIGPLIDEAEAAIIVDGAPFGFGCVGCARTNELSIFLLRQRDIPILEVTYPKSRDGTFLMVNQINEFLDSLKEE, from the coding sequence ATGGTGAAAGTAGCTATTTATCCTCCAAATTCATTAATCTTAGCAGATTTAATTGAAAGAAAAGGACATGTTCCATTAGTTCTTCAAAAACAAATAAGACAAAAAATTAAAGATCCTGAGATTGATTCTCCTCCAATGAATATTACTGAAGAAGATCCAATTAAAGGACTTAAATATGCAGCTATTGAAGTTCCTTCAGGGGTTCGTGGAAGAATGTCCATTATTGGACCATTAATAGATGAAGCTGAGGCTGCGATTATTGTTGATGGTGCACCATTTGGTTTTGGTTGTGTAGGATGTGCTAGAACAAATGAATTATCAATATTCTTACTTAGGCAAAGGGATATTCCTATACTTGAAGTAACATATCCTAAAAGTAGGGATGGTACATTTTTAATGGTAAATCAAATTAATGAATTTTTAGATTCTCTTAAGGAGGAATAA
- a CDS encoding methanogenesis marker 6 protein → MLRNLTISPDLSNEDWDPDVITRMIIIAPGAHVSESEIVNELHMLDLPLTIKNTCYGSMISGKTNDVYDAISEIRKLDPNHIFTKERGFAPGDPRRCRGHRFGPREGFHQMEKEYRLLGDVADALENPQDVEVKIEKPIDVDEFRKIMNECLENNDR, encoded by the coding sequence ATGTTAAGGAATCTAACGATTAGTCCAGATTTGTCTAATGAAGATTGGGATCCTGATGTGATCACACGTATGATTATAATTGCTCCTGGAGCGCATGTTAGTGAAAGTGAAATTGTCAACGAATTACATATGTTGGATTTACCACTTACAATAAAAAATACATGTTATGGGTCTATGATAAGTGGAAAAACAAATGATGTTTATGATGCAATTAGTGAAATAAGAAAATTGGATCCAAATCATATTTTTACAAAAGAAAGAGGTTTTGCTCCAGGGGATCCTAGAAGATGTAGAGGTCATAGATTTGGACCAAGGGAAGGTTTTCATCAAATGGAAAAAGAATATCGATTGCTTGGTGATGTGGCTGATGCTTTGGAAAATCCTCAGGATGTTGAAGTTAAAATTGAAAAACCAATTGATGTTGATGAATTTAGAAAAATTATGAATGAGTGTTTAGAAAATAATGATAGGTGA
- a CDS encoding methanogenesis marker 3 protein yields MLIRVNGEEMDVAEGSTIQKVIDESNAPYTPGSIVCLIKGKKELEKNITKFKIKTTQGSVILELLNVENAQPLVDVWKNQYKYFEKLSVRWSTSNEVAIGPIITDLKPTSEEYNYYEGDVVLSLSSFSNESTHLILIKENTTNVYGVPPFNKGIFAKIIGGKKTLNLLSDADEVISIEPIIERSTTTDSSVIYDLETVLEEGNELFTYVSVDVDNDSPVSVEHFFSVIKNNKIKVDFESESFLGFYELKGINKPKENITPRTRGTITVRNSGVGVGKLYIYRENRVLSPNHTTVGKITKGMEIIDIAKQGDFITIKSQQDRLMLLGHSQNEVEDILANLGIEHIKEGVNSEDALIVEQNPKYTIDILNEGKVVTKAIPKDNLCEVKFTDNAPRTVKYFKLLSGLLEEPIGKLNVHFSVPGMHILIFEGDSNASKGLVPENNPTDVVEKCEIGVTNMSAKNVGLIGVRFEDNKEFGPTAEGFKATNIVGKVISDYSELEKYKDGDVVYVKESND; encoded by the coding sequence ATGTTAATAAGAGTCAACGGGGAAGAAATGGATGTGGCAGAAGGTTCTACAATTCAGAAAGTTATTGATGAATCTAATGCTCCATACACTCCCGGAAGTATTGTATGTTTGATTAAGGGTAAAAAGGAGCTTGAAAAAAACATTACTAAATTTAAAATTAAAACAACTCAAGGTTCTGTTATTTTAGAACTTCTTAATGTTGAAAATGCACAACCATTAGTTGATGTTTGGAAAAATCAATATAAATATTTTGAAAAATTATCTGTGAGATGGTCAACTTCAAATGAAGTAGCTATTGGCCCTATTATCACAGATTTAAAACCTACTTCTGAAGAATATAATTATTATGAAGGAGATGTTGTTTTAAGTTTATCTAGTTTCAGTAATGAGTCTACTCATTTAATTCTTATTAAAGAGAATACTACTAATGTTTATGGTGTGCCTCCATTTAATAAAGGAATATTTGCAAAAATTATTGGAGGTAAAAAAACTTTAAATTTATTGTCTGATGCTGATGAAGTAATATCTATTGAACCAATTATTGAGAGAAGTACAACTACGGATAGTTCAGTAATATATGATTTAGAAACAGTTTTGGAAGAAGGAAATGAATTGTTTACTTATGTTTCAGTAGATGTGGATAATGATTCTCCAGTTTCTGTTGAACATTTCTTTTCAGTTATTAAAAATAATAAAATTAAAGTTGATTTTGAGTCTGAATCTTTTTTAGGATTCTATGAATTAAAAGGTATAAATAAACCTAAAGAAAATATTACTCCACGAACTAGAGGCACTATAACTGTAAGAAATAGTGGTGTAGGTGTTGGAAAATTATATATTTATAGAGAAAATAGAGTATTGAGTCCAAATCATACTACTGTAGGCAAAATTACTAAAGGTATGGAGATTATTGATATAGCTAAACAAGGCGATTTTATAACTATTAAATCTCAACAAGATAGATTAATGTTACTTGGCCATAGTCAAAATGAAGTTGAAGATATTTTAGCTAATTTAGGTATTGAACATATTAAAGAAGGAGTAAATAGTGAGGATGCTTTAATTGTAGAACAAAATCCTAAGTATACAATTGATATTTTAAATGAGGGAAAGGTTGTAACTAAAGCTATTCCTAAAGATAATTTATGTGAAGTTAAATTCACAGATAATGCTCCTAGAACAGTTAAATACTTTAAATTGTTGTCTGGTCTTTTAGAAGAGCCTATTGGTAAATTGAATGTTCATTTTTCAGTACCTGGAATGCATATTCTTATATTTGAAGGGGATTCAAATGCTTCTAAGGGGCTTGTTCCAGAAAATAATCCTACAGATGTTGTGGAAAAATGTGAAATTGGAGTAACTAACATGTCTGCGAAAAATGTAGGGTTGATTGGAGTAAGGTTTGAGGACAATAAAGAATTTGGGCCAACTGCTGAAGGATTTAAAGCAACTAATATTGTTGGTAAAGTTATTTCTGATTATTCTGAACTTGAAAAATATAAAGATGGGGATGTAGTGTATGTTAAGGAATCTAACGATTAG
- a CDS encoding methanogenesis marker 2 protein: MSDFKNLVNAIQEFEGVTRKSSIDTVTSLLTESYNVSGDVVIDIGDDASAIDIGNNQVVLVAADGIWGQIMDVNPYWAGYCSVLVNVNDIAAMGGKPLAMVNIMSIKHDGIYEDLLAGIKDGCLKFGVPMVGGHLHPDGEVDSLGVAIVGIAKKDKLITSFGAEVGDKIIVAIDLDGKPHEMFALNWDTTYDKDKQLVQDQITAVQYLAEEDYIKSGKDISNPGILGTLEMLLETSGKGAIVNLVDIPKNDEVSWENWLKSYPGSGFVFTANDDNCEFIKNYLKKYSIESNVVGEVTDDYSLYLINNDGEKLEVFNQKLNPVFKPKE; encoded by the coding sequence ATTTCAGATTTTAAAAACCTTGTAAATGCAATTCAAGAATTTGAAGGAGTAACTCGTAAATCTTCTATTGATACTGTAACGTCTCTTTTAACTGAATCTTATAATGTTTCTGGAGATGTTGTAATTGACATTGGGGATGATGCTTCAGCTATTGATATTGGAAATAATCAAGTAGTTTTAGTCGCTGCTGATGGTATATGGGGTCAAATAATGGATGTTAATCCTTATTGGGCAGGATATTGTTCAGTTCTTGTTAATGTAAATGATATTGCAGCTATGGGTGGAAAACCATTAGCTATGGTTAATATAATGTCTATAAAACATGATGGGATTTATGAGGATTTATTGGCTGGAATTAAAGATGGTTGTTTGAAGTTTGGTGTGCCTATGGTTGGCGGTCATTTACATCCTGATGGTGAAGTTGACTCTTTGGGTGTGGCTATTGTAGGAATTGCAAAAAAGGATAAATTAATCACTAGTTTTGGAGCAGAAGTTGGTGATAAAATAATTGTTGCTATTGATTTAGATGGTAAACCTCATGAAATGTTTGCATTAAATTGGGATACTACTTATGATAAGGATAAACAATTAGTTCAAGATCAAATTACTGCTGTTCAATATTTAGCTGAAGAAGATTATATTAAATCTGGAAAAGATATTAGTAATCCGGGTATTTTAGGGACTTTGGAGATGTTACTTGAAACTTCAGGTAAAGGAGCGATAGTAAATTTAGTAGACATTCCAAAAAATGACGAAGTTAGTTGGGAAAATTGGTTAAAATCATATCCTGGTTCTGGTTTTGTATTTACTGCCAATGATGATAATTGTGAATTTATTAAAAATTATTTGAAAAAATATTCTATTGAATCTAATGTTGTTGGTGAAGTTACTGATGATTATTCATTGTACTTAATTAATAATGATGGTGAAAAATTAGAAGTATTTAATCAGAAATTAAATCCTGTTTTTAAACCTAAAGAATAA
- a CDS encoding DUF2117 domain-containing protein, whose amino-acid sequence MKIGVVVHGPNIIDSGWALKLINLLSDYGDVSARLGGTMGRTAVIDNSLEDVIDISKKLVPSDSLKLFHDLNVDVIFLVNYGKSHVTGQVFGYKVYNHYLSKVDDNNIPIIQIERPGEDNGSIISWNGNTKHLISDLASKLNLNIVTPEEVYINHFKNDEVSDGNVQRIVHGVSPSENIMVNGIIIGKSDSDELVLIAKEGYIVDIIGGTIKKQGVEKLGKIDLENAIIKTGLLRKSKAVPRILEKKVSQDRFKVGFLDSAMDDVHQFKNMDLVITVGNDVTVMASDILYRFKVPIIGITNGDLDKIVENAFKSKNSIIFEFENGFGDIIGQKIFELIFNNKRVLIKSKNSKNIDEIKKEIIKITKLLNCKYNIINI is encoded by the coding sequence ATGAAAATTGGTGTGGTGGTTCATGGTCCTAATATTATTGATTCTGGTTGGGCTTTAAAATTAATTAATTTGTTATCTGATTATGGTGATGTTTCAGCTAGATTAGGTGGAACTATGGGCAGAACTGCAGTTATTGATAATTCTTTAGAAGATGTTATTGATATATCTAAAAAATTAGTTCCAAGTGATTCTTTAAAATTATTTCATGATTTAAATGTGGATGTTATATTTTTAGTAAATTATGGAAAATCTCATGTAACTGGTCAAGTTTTTGGTTATAAAGTTTATAATCACTATTTATCAAAAGTAGATGATAATAATATTCCTATAATTCAAATTGAAAGGCCGGGGGAAGATAATGGTAGTATAATTTCATGGAATGGTAATACTAAACATCTTATCAGTGATTTAGCTTCTAAATTAAATTTAAACATTGTTACTCCTGAAGAAGTTTATATTAATCATTTTAAAAATGATGAGGTAAGTGATGGTAACGTTCAAAGAATTGTTCATGGAGTAAGCCCTAGTGAAAATATAATGGTCAATGGTATTATTATTGGTAAATCTGATAGTGATGAACTTGTTTTGATAGCTAAAGAAGGGTATATTGTTGATATTATTGGGGGAACTATAAAAAAACAGGGTGTTGAAAAATTAGGAAAAATCGATTTGGAAAATGCAATTATAAAAACAGGTCTTTTAAGAAAATCTAAAGCGGTTCCCAGAATTTTAGAAAAAAAAGTATCTCAAGACAGGTTTAAAGTAGGTTTTTTGGACAGTGCTATGGATGATGTTCATCAATTTAAAAACATGGATTTAGTAATTACTGTGGGAAATGATGTTACAGTAATGGCTTCTGATATTTTATATAGATTTAAAGTTCCTATTATTGGCATTACTAATGGAGATTTGGATAAGATTGTTGAAAATGCTTTTAAATCTAAAAATTCAATAATTTTTGAATTTGAAAATGGTTTTGGGGATATTATTGGTCAAAAGATATTTGAATTAATTTTTAACAATAAACGAGTTTTAATTAAATCTAAAAATTCTAAAAATATTGATGAAATTAAAAAAGAGATTATTAAAATAACAAAGCTTTTAAATTGTAAATATAATATTATAAATATCTAA
- a CDS encoding type II toxin-antitoxin system VapC family toxin: MEIYFVLDASAFINGFALECDNNYTVPEITEEVKDFESKLTLDMAIDEGKLIIQDVDKKYIGDVDKIISESGDILRLSIPDKKLIALALMLKEEGKNVKVMSDDYTIQNTLKIIDVPYSGIITEGIKGIYNWKKVCEGCKKEFDENYPFDDCDICGSKVFKKRIKL, encoded by the coding sequence ATGGAGATTTATTTTGTTTTAGATGCATCTGCTTTTATCAATGGTTTTGCCCTTGAATGTGATAATAATTATACTGTTCCAGAAATCACTGAAGAAGTTAAGGATTTTGAGTCAAAATTAACATTAGATATGGCTATTGATGAAGGTAAATTAATTATTCAGGATGTTGATAAGAAGTATATTGGTGATGTTGATAAAATCATATCTGAATCAGGAGATATTTTACGTCTTTCAATTCCTGATAAAAAGTTGATTGCTTTGGCATTGATGCTTAAAGAAGAAGGTAAGAATGTTAAAGTTATGAGTGATGATTATACCATACAGAATACTTTAAAAATTATTGATGTTCCATATTCTGGAATTATAACTGAAGGGATTAAAGGAATTTACAATTGGAAAAAAGTTTGTGAAGGTTGTAAAAAGGAATTTGATGAAAATTATCCTTTTGATGACTGTGATATTTGTGGATCTAAGGTATTTAAAAAAAGAATAAAATTATAG
- a CDS encoding winged helix-turn-helix domain-containing protein, whose product MMSIKNINQNIQFLTKSGIRLHILNILTKNPQSIKELVNTTQITYSTLSSNLNKLQHENYIQKIKNKYYLTQTTKIYLDTILEFKNTINLINKFDEFWDKHDIKQINLDSLKNITSLNDSQLIKTTPIDIYKTHNIIKNQLLISNNIKAILPYLHPDYPVIIEQVLLKGGNVELIINSEIFNSLMENIESKIRKKSIKNGCLKVHEIKDNLNLYLILSDKNTNLGLFKNDGSFDQNRLLTSTNQQAINWANNLFENIKDNW is encoded by the coding sequence ATGATGTCAATAAAAAATATAAATCAAAACATACAATTTTTAACAAAATCTGGAATACGACTCCATATATTAAACATATTAACTAAAAATCCCCAAAGTATAAAAGAACTAGTTAACACAACACAGATAACATATAGTACTTTATCAAGTAACTTAAACAAATTACAACATGAAAACTATATACAAAAGATAAAAAACAAATATTATTTAACTCAAACAACAAAAATATACTTAGATACAATACTTGAGTTTAAAAATACAATAAATTTAATAAATAAATTTGATGAATTTTGGGACAAACATGATATAAAACAAATTAATTTAGATTCATTGAAAAATATAACTAGTTTAAATGATTCTCAATTAATTAAAACAACCCCAATCGATATTTATAAAACCCACAACATAATTAAAAACCAATTATTAATATCCAATAACATTAAAGCAATATTACCTTATTTACATCCAGATTATCCTGTAATTATTGAACAGGTATTACTAAAAGGAGGTAATGTAGAATTAATCATAAATAGTGAAATTTTTAATAGTTTGATGGAAAATATTGAATCTAAAATTAGAAAAAAGAGTATAAAAAACGGATGCTTGAAAGTACATGAGATAAAAGATAATTTAAATTTATATTTAATATTATCTGACAAAAATACCAATCTTGGACTCTTTAAAAATGATGGTAGTTTTGATCAAAATAGACTTTTAACATCAACGAATCAACAAGCCATAAACTGGGCTAATAATCTTTTCGAAAACATTAAAGACAATTGGTGA